One Lycium barbarum isolate Lr01 chromosome 5, ASM1917538v2, whole genome shotgun sequence genomic window carries:
- the LOC132641725 gene encoding 3-isopropylmalate dehydrogenase 2, chloroplastic-like, giving the protein MAASLQFTSTHLKQFQFHSKQQVPKHAAKWGSIRCSATSPSKSYNITLLPGDGIGPEVISVAKNALQLVASLEGFQIAFEEMPMGGAALDAVGVPLPDETLNSAKRSDATLLGAIGGYKWDNNEKHLKPETGLLQLREGLQVFANLRPATVLPQLVDASTLKKEVAEGVDLMVVRELTGGIYFGKPRGFGTNENGQEIGFNTEVYAAYEIDRIARIAFETARKRRGKLCSVDKANVLEASMLWRKRVTAIASEYPDIELSHMYVDNAAMQLVRNPKQFDTIVTNNIFGDILSDEASMITGSIGMLPSASLGEKGPGLFEPIHGSAPDIAGQDKANPLATMLSAAMLLKYGLGEEKAAQRIEAAVLDTLNRGFRTGDIHSAGQKLVGCKEMGEEVLKSIDSKTPAAV; this is encoded by the exons ATGGCGGCTTCATTACAGTTCACTTCAACACATTTGAAGCAATTCCAATTTCATTCAAAACAACAAGTTCCCAAACACGCCGCTAAATGGGGTAGTATTCGGTGTTCCGCTACCTCACCTAGCAAAAGCTACAACATCACTCTTCTTCCAGGTGATGGTATTGGACCTGAAGTTATTTCTGTTGCCAAAAATGCCCTCCAACTCGTCGCTTCCCTTGAag GATTTCAAATCGCATTCGAAGAGATGCCTATGGGAGGGGCTGCATTGGATGCTGTAGGAGTGCCATTGCCTGATGAGACTCTTAATTCTGCAAAGCGATCTGATGCTACTCTTCTTGGAGCAATTGGAGG ATATAAATGGGACAATAATGAAAAACATTTGAAGCCCGAGACTGGATTACTTCAACTTCGAGAAGGCTTGCAGGTCTTTGCTAACTTGAGACCAGCCACTGTTTTACCACAG TTAGTAGATGCTTCAACTTTGAAGAAAGAAGTTGCTGAAGGTGTAGACCTAATGGTTGTTAGGGAACTTACGGGAG GTATTTATTTTGGTAAACCAAGAGGTTTCGGCACTAATGAAAATGGTCAGGAAATAGGTTTCAACACTGAAGTCTATGCAGCATATGAG ATCGACAGAATTGCTCGTATTGCATTTGAAACTGCAAGGAAGCGTCGAGGAAAACTCTGTAGCGTGGATAAAGCAAATGTTTTGGAG GCCTCTATGCTTTGGAGGAAGAGAGTTACGGCGATAGCCTCAGAGTATCCTGATATAGAGCTCTCCCACATGTATGTTGATAATGCAGCCATGCAACTTGTTCGCAACCCAAAACAG TTTGATACAATTGTGACAAACAACATATTTGGTGATATCCTGTCCGATGAAGCATCAATGATTACAGGAAGTATCGGGATGCTTCCATCTGCCAGTCTTGGTGAAAAG GGACCTGGATTGTTTGAACCTATACATGGTTCTGCTCCTGATATTGCTGGGCAG GATAAAGCAAACCCTTTGGCAACAATGCTCAGTGCTGCAATGCTTCTGAAGTATGGCCTAGGTGAGGAGAAGGCTGCTCAGAGAATTGAAGCAGCTGTTTTAGACACCTTAAATCGAGGATTTCGTACCGGTGACATTCACTCAGCAGGACAA AAATTGGTCGGGTGCAAGGAAATGGGTGAAGAAGTGCTCAAGTCTATTGACAGCA